Proteins encoded in a region of the Oxyura jamaicensis isolate SHBP4307 breed ruddy duck chromosome 17, BPBGC_Ojam_1.0, whole genome shotgun sequence genome:
- the PTGES gene encoding prostaglandin E synthase: protein MLENKVFLSFAFYSTILIVKMYVVAIITGQVRLRKKAFANPEDALRNGGLQYYRQDPDVERCRRAHRNDMENIFPFLFLGAVYSLLEPSPAVARLHFFVFCAGRMVHTVAYLLRLKAPTRSVAYGVAQLPCFSMALQILLAAAPYW, encoded by the exons ATGCTGGAGAACAAAGTGTTCCTGTCATTCGCGTTCTACAGCACGATCCTGATTGTGAAAATGTACGTCGTTGCCATCATTACGGGGCAAGTGAGACTCAGAAAGAAG GCCTTCGCCAACCCCGAGGACGCGCTGCGCAACGGGGGGCTGCAGTACTACCGCCAGGACCCCGACGTGGAGCGCTGCCGCAG GGCGCACCGCAACGACATGGAGAacatcttccccttcctcttcctcggAGCCGTCTACTCcctgctggagcccagcccCGCGGTGGCCAGGCTCCACTTCTTCGTCTTCTGCGCGGGGCGCATGGTGCACACGGTGGCTTACCTCCTGCGGCTCAAGGCGCCCACGCGCTCCGTGGCCTACGGCGTGGCGCAGCTGCCCTGCTTCTCCATGGCTCTGCAGATCCTCCTCGCCGCCGCCCCGTATTGGTAA